DNA sequence from the Sulfurimonas sediminis genome:
GTTCATCGTTTGTATCTTTACATGTAACATACATAATGGTGTTTTCATCTATAAATCTTACAAGTGTGTCTATGTGGGAATCTGTATCGTCTCCCGCCAGATAGCCGTGATGCAGATATAAAATCTGTTCTGCGCCGAAAAACTCTTGGAGTTTTTTTGTAATTTCTTTGGGAGTGAATTGGGGATTGCGGCTTTTGTTGTGCATACATGCAGCGGTCGTTAAAATCGTCCCTGCGCCGTTACTCTCAACTGCACCGCCTTCAAGAACAAAATCAATTTTTTCAACCTTGCATGGCAGGTATTTGTGTGCAATGTTTTGTGTCATAAGATTGTCTTTTTTGGCATCAAATTTGTTGCCCCAGCCGTTAAAAGTGAAGTCAAGCAAGGTGGTCGCGTCTGCTTCTTTAACACATAAAGCCGAACAGTCTCTTGCCCAGGTGTCATCTGTTATATACTCTACAAATTCAAGATTGCTTGTATCTGAAAAATGTTTTTGTACCGCATCAGTGTCATAGGCAACAACAAGGCATTTTTGATATTTTTTGATGGCATTGATGATGTTGACAAAGATGTTTTGGGCTTCTTCAAGGTAGTCTGCCCAGTCTGTATCTGCATGGGGAAATATAATTTGCGTAAAACTTTGTTCTTCAAATTCGGCAATTAGCCTTTTTTTCTCTTTCATGGTGTATAATTCTCCTATGGCTTACATCACATTAGATAAAAATCATTTTTTTCATAATCTTGACATTATTACCAAACTAACTAAAACAAAAGATAAAACAGCACTTGTTTTAAAAGATAATGCCTACGGACACGGACTTTTGCAAATCGCAGGGATGGCGAAAGAGTACGGGTTGACAAAAGCAGTGGTTCGCACAGATGAAGAAGCAAAACAGATAGAAGATTTTTTTGAATATATTTTGGTTTTGGCAGATTTTGCACAGGAGTCAAATGAAAAAATACGATACACGATTAATGATTTGCAGGCAATTAACAAGTTTGCAAAAAACACAAAAGTAGAACTGAAAGTAGATACGGGAATGTGTCGCAACGGTATTGTGATGTCTGAACTCGAAGAAGCCTTTGTTTTATGTGCCAAACAAGGGCTCAAACTTGAAGCTGTTTTTACACACCACTCCTCTGCTGATGAAGAGAATGAGTATTTTGATTTGCAAAACAAAAATTTTCAACAGGTGAAAAAAGAGGCAAGGGCTTTGGCAAAAAAATATGCTTTTGACTCTTTACGATTTCACTCATGTAATTCAGCCGCACTCTTTCGCACAAATGGTTTTGATGAAGATATGGCACGTGTAGGCATCGCAGCCTATGGTTGTTTGGAATTGCCGAATGCTTTACATGTAAAAGGCTTACATGTAAAAGGCTTACATGTAAACGAATTGGTAAACGAATTGGCACCTGTTTTGTCTGTGCATGCAAAAAAAATCTCTTCAAGAAAACTCCAAAAAGGAGACTGTGTCGGGTATGGAGCAGCATTTGAAACAGAGTGTACATGTGATGTATCAAATTATGATTTTGGGTATGGTGACGGATTTTTACGAAGCTGTTCGCATAACTATGTGACACCGGAGGGTATAAAAATAGCAGGGAGAATCTCTATGGATAATGCTTCATTCCTTACATGTAAAGAGGAGCTTCTTATCTTTAACGATGCAAGAGAGGCTGCCAGGTATGCAGGGACAATCAGTTATGAAATGCTGACGTCTCTCAAGGCATATTTACCGAGAAAAGTTGTCAGTTAGATAATTTTTTATAAACCAGGCTTTAGTTTTCAAGACGCATAGCCCGGACTGAAGTCTCAATGCCATTAAGTTAAGAAAATTAATGCTTTCTCGGAACCGGTACTTCAGTGCCGGCTGTTGCAATAGTCTTGCCACTCTCAGCCCGGACTGAAGTCCGCGTTCCCAAAGAGATGCTTGGCTTAATGGCATTGAACTCTTAACATAGTTTATGAAGCTATTTTTACAATCGCCTCTGTAAATACAACACCGTCTATTCCCAACAGTGCCATCTCTTCTATCTCTTCTTCATTCTCTATATGGACTAATATCTTTGCATCAAAAAGATAGTTTTCAGCAATTTTTTGGGCAGTTTTTGCCAGTTTTTGCTCTACATGTATGTAACCTGCACCCAGGGCAGAAGCATAAATGAGTTCTGTGACATTTTGCACTTTGAGTGCGAATTTTATGGAATTTTGACTGAGGTATTCAATAATATCAAGATTTTTCTCCTCAAAGTCCAGGTAAATTATTGACGCAGGCGGTGTCTGAATAATCGCGTCTATATCAGACACATGATAAAATTTTTCACTCTTTATAAATCTATGACCAAATAAAAGCATTATTTTCCCTTTTCTAAACATTCGCGAGAGCAGTAGTATTTTCCGTTACTGAGAACAGACTCTTGTATTTCTGCATAAACACCACAGCTTGCACACTCCACCATTTCATCGGCATCAGGCTTTGCGGAGTCTTTTTTCGTGTTCTTTTTTGTAACTTTTGCTTTTGGTTTTGTCTTGAAAAACAGAAAGTAAACCGCAGCAATAACTGCTCCGATTATAAGTATTTTCAGTATCATAATTCTTCTCCTAGAAGCAAATAGTGTCTGTTTTTTGTTTCAATTATTTTATGTTTAATATCAATATCTGTTTCAATTTCATCAAAAACTTTTTCACCTTTGTAAAAAAGCAGCTTTGAATGAGCATCCCGAAAGTTTTTACTTAAGCGTAAAAGCATTTTTGTGTCTGTGACGGCACGTGATGTGATAAGATCAAATACTTTGGGTTGCATCTCTTCAACCCGTTTTTTTACGACTTGTACATTGTCAAGTCCCAAATCAGCCTTGACAAACTGTAAAAAACTTGCCCGTTTTGTTAAAGGCTCTACAAGTGTCACCTCTGTGTGTGGCAGTGCAAATGCCAAAATCATTCCCGGAAATCCGGCACCGGTACCTATATCGAGCAGAGAGTCTACTTTTGGTAAAAAGCTCACAGGAAAGACCGCATCATAAATGAACTCATTTATAGTCTGCTCACTTTTTGCACCTGTAAGATTATGAATTTTATTCCATTTAAAGAGGTGCTCTTTGTATTTTTGTATGTTTTGAAAAAAATTATTTGGTAACTCTATTTTGTCATGAGTCAGTGTTGTTTTTAAATCCAATAAAATATCCTTTAAAAAGGATATTTTATCTGAATATTATTTAATAGAATGTAAATTGCGGGAATTCAGAATTTATTATGAAAATATTTTTTTCATAGCTGTAAAGAAAATTTTGAACAGACCTTTGTTTCCAACGAGGTCATCAATAAACTCGTCATAAGTGATTTGTTTTTCTTCAAAAAATCCTCTTAAATATTTTTCACTTGCTTCCATTCCTCCTTCTTGCTCGATCTCTAGCAGTTTTGCATAAATCGGTTCCATTATATCAATTGCTTTTTGCGGAGCAGCTTTTCTGTATGCCGTATGAGAGATGATTTTGTTTGTAATAGGATCTATTTTTGGTTCAAACTCTGTGACAACCCAGTAGTAACTTCCGTCTTTGGCAAGGTTTTTGACAACAGCTATGATGTTTTTTGCTTCGTTTATTCTGTCCCACATCATTTTAAACACTACTTTTGGCATGTCTGGATGCCGTATAATACTGTGAGGTTTTCCTATGAGTTCAGGTTCGGTGTATCCGGATATTTCCACAAAATAATCATTGCCGTATTCAATGATTCCTTTGGGATCTGTCTTTGAAACGATATATTTTTTTGGATTTAATTTGATTTGGTTATTAATTGGTTCTGGGTGTTTCAAGTTACATTCCTTTCTTAAGTTTTGACAAATTATATAATGATTTTTCTTAAATAGATGAATAAATTTAGAAATTTTATGTAATAATACAAGTACTTTATAAGGTGAAACAATATGACGAAAGAAAAAACGATAGATGCGATGGAACATGCCCGTGAGGCACATATAGAGCAGATGACAAAAATAAAGTTTTTTATTGAAGGCAAAAATATTGACAGTTTAACACCTGTGTCAAAAATGAAGTGTGAATTCGGGCAATGGTTTTATGATGATACCCAGAAAATAAAAAGTGTTTTGGGTGTTCAGTTTTATGAAAGTTTAGACAGGATGCATGAAGAGTGGCATATACAGTATGCCAAAATCCATACTATATTTATGGGTGCAAAAGAGGAAGGTTTTTTTTCCAAACTGTTTAAAACACATAAGGTAGATGATTTGGAACTCGAAAAGGCAAAAGTATATTATAAAGATCTTGAAGAGATTACAAAAGATCTGCTGAGACTTCTTGAGACAAGCAAAAGAAGAGTGCAGGCTCTGAGCGCATCAAAGTTTTCCTGATATTTATAAAAGATGTCCCATTCCGTCACGCTTGACATCAAGGTAGCCTTCATTATGCTTGTTCGGTTTCATAATGATAGGGATTCTTTCAACAATTTCAACACCGCTGATTGAGTTGACTTTGTCAGGATTGTTGGTCAGCAGTTTTATTTTTTTGATATTGTAATGATGCAAAATAAAAGTGACGACTTCATAGGTACGCTCATCTGCAGCAAAACCGAGTTGATGGTTGGCCTCTATAGTATTGAGTCCTTTGTCCTGCAGGGCATAGGCGTTGATTTTGTTTAAAAGTCCTATATTTCTGCCCTCTTGCCGAAGATAGATTACCATTCCGCCGGTTTCGTCAGCCATTTGCAAACCATACTCAAGCTGGTCACGGCAGTCACATTTTAAACTGCCTATGGCATCCCCGGTAAGACACTCCGAGTGAACACGTACTATCGGTACTTCAGCCAACTCTTTTGCACAAATAACAAGATGCTCTTTCTGACCTTGTTTAAAAGCCTGTACATTGAAATCACCGAATCTTGAGGGCAAATCTGCCACATCAGATATTTTTATTTGCATTCATGTTATCCTAATCATACAATTTTGTCAGTATTATAGTTAGATTTATATTACTTATGTATTAATTTAATCTTTAAAAGAGTAAAATAGCCTCTTTAAAATATAAAGGGTCAAAAATGTTTCAAAGATTTCGTAGAACCAGACTCAACAGGCATCTTCGTGCGCTTGTAAGAGAAACACATGTAACTGTAGATGATTTTATATATCCGCTTTTTGTTCGCAGAGGAGAGAATATTAAAATAGAAGTGGCATCCATGCCGGGTGTTTATCAGATGAGTATTGATGAGGCTGTAAAAGAGTGTGCAGTGCTTAAAGATTTAGGTTTGTATTCTATCATTCTTTTCGGTATTCCTGATGTTAAAGATTCCATAGGCAGTGATGCTTTGTGTGAACACGGGATTATTGCTTCAGCAGTACGGGAGATAAAAAAAGCACATCCTGATATGTTTGTTGTCACAGATTTGTGTTTTTGTGAATATACCGATCACGGGCATTGCGGCATAATTGATGATGAGCGTGAGACAGTTGATAATGATGCCACTTTGGAGATCTC
Encoded proteins:
- a CDS encoding CZB domain-containing protein produces the protein MTKEKTIDAMEHAREAHIEQMTKIKFFIEGKNIDSLTPVSKMKCEFGQWFYDDTQKIKSVLGVQFYESLDRMHEEWHIQYAKIHTIFMGAKEEGFFSKLFKTHKVDDLELEKAKVYYKDLEEITKDLLRLLETSKRRVQALSASKFS
- the rsmG gene encoding 16S rRNA (guanine(527)-N(7))-methyltransferase RsmG gives rise to the protein MDLKTTLTHDKIELPNNFFQNIQKYKEHLFKWNKIHNLTGAKSEQTINEFIYDAVFPVSFLPKVDSLLDIGTGAGFPGMILAFALPHTEVTLVEPLTKRASFLQFVKADLGLDNVQVVKKRVEEMQPKVFDLITSRAVTDTKMLLRLSKNFRDAHSKLLFYKGEKVFDEIETDIDIKHKIIETKNRHYLLLGEEL
- a CDS encoding alanine racemase; the protein is MAYITLDKNHFFHNLDIITKLTKTKDKTALVLKDNAYGHGLLQIAGMAKEYGLTKAVVRTDEEAKQIEDFFEYILVLADFAQESNEKIRYTINDLQAINKFAKNTKVELKVDTGMCRNGIVMSELEEAFVLCAKQGLKLEAVFTHHSSADEENEYFDLQNKNFQQVKKEARALAKKYAFDSLRFHSCNSAALFRTNGFDEDMARVGIAAYGCLELPNALHVKGLHVKGLHVNELVNELAPVLSVHAKKISSRKLQKGDCVGYGAAFETECTCDVSNYDFGYGDGFLRSCSHNYVTPEGIKIAGRISMDNASFLTCKEELLIFNDAREAARYAGTISYEMLTSLKAYLPRKVVS
- a CDS encoding agmatine deiminase family protein, with amino-acid sequence MKEKKRLIAEFEEQSFTQIIFPHADTDWADYLEEAQNIFVNIINAIKKYQKCLVVAYDTDAVQKHFSDTSNLEFVEYITDDTWARDCSALCVKEADATTLLDFTFNGWGNKFDAKKDNLMTQNIAHKYLPCKVEKIDFVLEGGAVESNGAGTILTTAACMHNKSRNPQFTPKEITKKLQEFFGAEQILYLHHGYLAGDDTDSHIDTLVRFIDENTIMYVTCKDTNDEHYKALKRMEEELQMLAKAYNFRLIALPMCDAVYFEGERLPATYANFLFVNSAVLVPVYGVTQDQEALKIFKQAFPHREIVAVDCSVLIRQHGSLHCVTMNFSL
- a CDS encoding PAS domain-containing protein — encoded protein: MKHPEPINNQIKLNPKKYIVSKTDPKGIIEYGNDYFVEISGYTEPELIGKPHSIIRHPDMPKVVFKMMWDRINEAKNIIAVVKNLAKDGSYYWVVTEFEPKIDPITNKIISHTAYRKAAPQKAIDIMEPIYAKLLEIEQEGGMEASEKYLRGFFEEKQITYDEFIDDLVGNKGLFKIFFTAMKKIFS
- a CDS encoding PP0621 family protein, which encodes MILKILIIGAVIAAVYFLFFKTKPKAKVTKKNTKKDSAKPDADEMVECASCGVYAEIQESVLSNGKYYCSRECLEKGK
- the ribA gene encoding GTP cyclohydrolase II gives rise to the protein MQIKISDVADLPSRFGDFNVQAFKQGQKEHLVICAKELAEVPIVRVHSECLTGDAIGSLKCDCRDQLEYGLQMADETGGMVIYLRQEGRNIGLLNKINAYALQDKGLNTIEANHQLGFAADERTYEVVTFILHHYNIKKIKLLTNNPDKVNSISGVEIVERIPIIMKPNKHNEGYLDVKRDGMGHLL